Within Candidatus Desulfatibia profunda, the genomic segment GCCGAAGTCCGTTTTTTTTGTTGATAAACCGTAGTGAATGTGTTACTTCCCCATGCCTGACGGTACTTTTCAGTACAACTTTTTGCCTTTGTTAAGGCATTCTGGAGGTTCAATTTATTATGCTGTTTAATGTGCTCCTTTATATCTCCCTTGCCATTTTCACCCTTGGGCTGATCTACAAGGTTTCGACCTGGTTTTCGCGGAAAATCGGGCGTCCGGCCCAGGATTTCACAACATCCGAGCGAGCATCTGCGGCAGTCAAAGGAATTGCGGGCGTTGTCTTCAGCGCGAAGCTTTTGACCCTGATCAAGGTTTTCATCCTGGATGTGGTGCTGCAAATCAGAATTCTGCAGGAGGATTTTCTGCGCTGGTTGATGCACATGCTGATATACGGCGGTTTTATGCTGCTTTTGCTAATGCATGCCCTCGAAACGCATATCTCCGAAGCCATCTTCAGCAATTATTATTCGACGCTCAACCCGTTCTTTTTCTTAAGAGACTTTTTTGGCTTGATGGTCTTTGCCGGAATAGTCATCGCCATATTTCGCCGCTTTATCCTCAAGGTACCCCGGATGAAGACCAATGTTAGGGATTATTATGCGATCATTATCCTAATTGTTATCATGGGTTCGGGTGTTTTTCTGGAAGGCGCCAAAATTACCTCCATTTCCGCATACCAGGCCATGGTGGCAGATTATGCCGAGCTGGCTGAAGAGGAAGATATCCAGGCTCTTGAAAGCTACTGGGTTGAAAATTTCGGCGTTGTCTCTCCGAACGTAAAGGCGCCTTTTGATGAGGACGTTCTGGCCCGAGGTGAGGAACTCCACGAGGAAAGTTGTATGAGCTGTCATTCTTCACCCAAGTGGGCCTTTAGCGGTTATGCGACTGCCAAAATCATCAAACCGATTGCTCTGGCGCTCGACCGCGTCGGGACTTCCACCTTCCTGTGGTATATCCATTTTTTGGCGTGCTTTATCGGCCTGGCCTATTTGCCTTTCAGTAAAATGTTCCATATTTTTTCCACACCGATAAGTTTGCTGGCCAATGCGGTGATGGACAGGGAAACCTCAGCGCCGGCCAATGTTGCCACCCGGCAGGCGATGGAACTGGATGCCTGCATGCATTGCTCAACCTGCAGCCTGCGCTGTTCGGCCTCAATGGCGTTCCATGCTCTGGGCAACGATTATATTTTGCCGGCGGAAAAGATGGCTTTTTTACGCAAGATGGCCGCCGGAAAAGACCTCAACCGGAAAGAGCTGCATGCCATCCTGGAAGGGGTTTACCTGTGTACGAACTGTGACCGCTGTACCGTGGTGTGCCCGGCGGGAATCAATCTTAGGGAGTTGTGGTTCAATGTCAGAGAGGATCTGGTGCAAAGAGAATGTCCGGAGCCTTTGGTCCTTTCTCCGTTTTCCTTTGTGCGGGCCCTGAATCAGGAGAAGCTGCCGGCGAATGACTATGTCAAGCCGATTGAAAATATCAGACAGGCTGTTGCCGCCGACTTTCAGCAGGCCGCGCAACAGACTGAACCTCTTATTCTCAAAGGGACAAAAACCGATCAATGGAGCCGGCTGGCAAGTGCCGGTACCTTCGCTTACTGCTTCGGATGCCAGACCTGTACGACTGTATGTCCGGTGGCGGCATGTTACGAAAATCCCCGCGAGAACCTGGATCTATTGCCCCATCAAATCATGAACTGCCTGGGTCTGGGCCTGGTTGAAATGGCCTCCGGCGCCAGGATGATCTGGGATTGTGCAACCTGTTATCAATGCCAGGAACACTGCCCCCAGAATGTGAGGGTAACGGATCTTCTTTACCAACTCAAAAATCATGCCGTCGAAAATTTTGAAAAGACCCAAAAAGCAAAACTTTCGGATTCAAAAGCGGCCTGACAGATGTTTACTTTGTTCTGAAAAGCCTGGCCCTATGGGGTCAGGTCAGAGTTAACCGGCTTTGCCAAAAGCTCTTAAAAGTGCCTAAAGTTTGAAGTGCACTAAAGTGCGCTAAAGTTAAGGAATTCTGACAATTATATAAAATTAGTGGAGCGTAGCGAATCCATAACTTAAGGCACTTTAGCTCACTTAAGGCACTTTGAACTTGCCAATTTTCAGAGAGGTGGAAACAACATCATGGAATATGCATTTTATTTGGGGTGTAATATACCTGCCCGTGTCAAACAGTATGAAGCCTCTGCCAGGGCGATTCTGAAGCGTGTCGGCGTGCGTCTTGTGGATATCCGCGAATTTGTCTGCTGCGGATATCCGCTGCGCAATATCGAACTTGAGGCTTTTGTGCTTTCGTCGGCCGAAA encodes:
- a CDS encoding 4Fe-4S dicluster domain-containing protein, whose amino-acid sequence is MLFNVLLYISLAIFTLGLIYKVSTWFSRKIGRPAQDFTTSERASAAVKGIAGVVFSAKLLTLIKVFILDVVLQIRILQEDFLRWLMHMLIYGGFMLLLLMHALETHISEAIFSNYYSTLNPFFFLRDFFGLMVFAGIVIAIFRRFILKVPRMKTNVRDYYAIIILIVIMGSGVFLEGAKITSISAYQAMVADYAELAEEEDIQALESYWVENFGVVSPNVKAPFDEDVLARGEELHEESCMSCHSSPKWAFSGYATAKIIKPIALALDRVGTSTFLWYIHFLACFIGLAYLPFSKMFHIFSTPISLLANAVMDRETSAPANVATRQAMELDACMHCSTCSLRCSASMAFHALGNDYILPAEKMAFLRKMAAGKDLNRKELHAILEGVYLCTNCDRCTVVCPAGINLRELWFNVREDLVQRECPEPLVLSPFSFVRALNQEKLPANDYVKPIENIRQAVAADFQQAAQQTEPLILKGTKTDQWSRLASAGTFAYCFGCQTCTTVCPVAACYENPRENLDLLPHQIMNCLGLGLVEMASGARMIWDCATCYQCQEHCPQNVRVTDLLYQLKNHAVENFEKTQKAKLSDSKAA